The genomic DNA acacacacacacacacacacacaaacacgcacacacacatcacagattcacacagtctccgtCTGTCTGCTCCAGTTCCATACTCATTAGTACTCGCTCCGGCTAACGGCACTTCCCTTCAGCTCTTTGGTAATCTATTAACCCAGGCAGGCAgggtctgcccccccccccctttatctccctctgccctcctctctacCAGAATCATTCGCCTCAAGGCAGATTGTTCATTTGGAGGTGTAACCAAGACATAATGCGTGGTGACGCCAGTTACCTAAGTTTAAAGAGCCCTCTTCTTTGATTTGACAGCGCGGCTGCCCCTATAAATCCCCTTGAGCTGGTCGCAGTTAATTCTAATGGGGCTAACTGATATCCTATAGCTATATAACTGTGCTATAATTGATTGGTTACGCGCCATGATAACAATTAACAACAGTAGTGTGTAAAATTGTGTTTTGAAGGGAAATACTTTACATTTCAGACTGATAGTGAATTATATAAATGGGAAACTTATACAGTGTATATTTTTATTATAAGGCCTGCAGCCTGCAGTGATTAACATTTAAATACAAACATTGAAAGTTCATTTTAGATGTCCCACAAGCAGACACACATAATAGAAATGGAACAAAGAAGTCAGGTAGTAATAGAAACCGAAACACTGAGCCTCTGTCACCCAAAACATTTGCCTGCAGTTCTGGAAACAAGAGCTCTGCTTCTGTGAAATCCACGAGTCGTGGTGTTGCGTTCTGATACTCAGGTTTATACACCAGTTGAGCGTCCTCGAGTGCTCGTATCCTGTCTAGGTCTCTGAGAGATTGTGAGCGCTCATTGTCACATATTGACATGCTTTCATCTATTCCAGGAAGGGCATGCGAACAACCGCAAGTCAGAGACAGAGTAAAAGCACTTTTTGATTTTGATCTTTGGATGATTTGAATAGTAGTTGGCCTGCACTGCTGAACATACTGTAAATGCAAAAGTAAATCTTCTAAagtaaatcatttcaaaatcaGGTTATTATCTTGTAGTGTAGTTCTTGTAggaaaatgtattcatatcagttaCATTAGTGTGATACTACAATCTGTGGCAATTCGCCAACATTATAGAGAGTTTTTGACATGTTCTACTTGCTtgtgtgagaggaagagagagagtctctGCAATTATGGGATTTTATCCCATTCTCACCCTGAATCCTTGTCTGTAGGGCCTTTGGGTAGAGCTGTAAGATCGTTCAGAAAGGAACGGTGCATGGTAATAGCTTGAGATACAATTGAAAAGAGCTTGCTGGTGCCACGGTAAAGACTTACAGATGGGGCTAGTGGAGTGTTTCGCTAAATTTGCCGCATTCAACCACAGCTCCTCCGTGACCACACTGAAAatgtctcattccctctctcccacttaaCATGGTTCATATTTAAATTCTGGAATATAATCCTTTTCGCCCAGCTTCAAGATACAGGATGTTTATGTGAAGCGGATAGTTGAAGTGAGGACTGGTAGAAAGTATATATGAATACAGACAGGGCTCAGATACCTACCCCTTCCCTAACTCCCACAGTAGCCCGCCTATTTggtgaattctctctctctctcctttgtgtgtgtgcgtgagtgtgtgtctccctaccctctctgtctctctccttaccctctctctctctctgtgctctttcCCCACATAGCTGTTTGATTGCTTAAGCCCAGTGGTCAGACAATGGGGGTATAAAGAATGtctgcttccttccttccttcctgttgaGTGTTCTGCCTTGGTGAGCAGATTCAATAGCACTCCGCTTCACAGCAACGCCGGAGCGCGGGGGCCTGGCTACAACCAACAAAGAGCCATTCTGGGGCCCACTCCAATCGCTGCCTCTGCCAAGTCCCTGGCTGCaatgagggacacacacacaaaccctctctctctatatatctccctctctctctttctttttttggaTGACTGAGCAACcaatctgtgtttttctgtgcatGTTTAGGAGGAAGTGGTGGGAGTGGAGCGGTAGTGTGGTAAATGTAGGTTTCCTGGGGAAAAATGTAGTTTGTCAGGTTTTTATCATTAGAACGTGACATCATGGCTATTCGGTTGAGACCACTGGTGATGACACAACACAAATGGTATATGAAAGATCCTGAGAGTCTAGGGGGACCCTGAGAAATTGGGGGATATCAGTTCCCATCTTCAAATCATTGTCCATTGCTGACAAAAAGTAGTCTGCTATATTTAATAGAGTCATGTAACAGTGAAAAGGAAACATCCAGGATGTAGGCTCCTGTATTCAGGTTAACCCAACTATTATTCATCTGACCCACTTCTCRTCATCTCCAATATGCAAGTTCCATATTCCACGCCATCATGAACTCCTCATGCACCCATAATGGCGCCTTTTCAAAAGGGTGTCAGTTTTCAGCTTCCCTCCCATTCCTGCTTTTGTTGCTGGTGAACCCATAACATGTTGACGACTGGTGTCCCTTGCCTGCAACCAGAAATGCTTGTGCgcgttcagacacacacacacacacgcacacacacacacacacacacacacacacacatactgaatgAAACTCAAAAAAATGTTGCTCCGAGAATACCAAGTAGGGGCAGGTAGTTGAGAGGGGCTTAGAGAGCCAAAATAGTAGAGGCCATAGAAAATAGGATGAATACATGAGGTTGAATGCGGGGTAAACTGTTAGCCCTTTGTCATTTAAAGTGATGTCTTTAACCCTTTGCGGGCCTTCCTCCCAACTACCCCCAACYGCCTTTTCCCTCTATTCACCATTAAGACAATAGCGGCAAGGGGAAGCCTTGCCAAACTGTGACATTAAAAACCCCATGCACTCCGATGGGAGTTTTTTCCCCCCGCCGCTGATTAAATGGGGGAAAGGGGATAATTATATGAAAGCGGGAGGTGAGACGAACTGTCATTCAAGCTCCGAGACGAATAACAAACAAGTGCGTGCAGGTCAGACTGGGCTTGTCAGTCAACGTTCGTCATGCATACCGTGTTCCAAACATGTCTGCGCTGTCTTCAACCGGTGACAGGGCTTATGTTTTAAACAGCTAGCCTAGAGGAACACTCCATACCAGAGGAATTCCTGGCAAAACCATTGATAATACAACAGAGAAATATTATCTTTGTTCCTTTTTCCCCTGTATGGGTGAGGACATCTGCTGCTTGTTCACGAGGAACACGTCAATCACATATTAGTGGTACATTTCAGGTACTCACATTGTAAGACTTATCGTAAGCATGAATGAACCCCTTGTTTTCTTATGTCATAATTATCCTGACTAAAAAAAGAGCCCCTGTTAGACACAACATAGCATAAGCCTTAAAATAAGACAAAGGCTTATACCTGGTTATAACAAGTAATGAAGTGTTATACCTGTCAGCTTTAGACTGAGGGAGCACTTCTGATACGATGTTACCATTAAGTGTGTGAAGGAGAGGACAACCAAATAATGTGTTCCCACAGCTACAATCGATGGTCCTCCCAATGCAGAGMAACAGTTCACAGCCCCAGCTAAATGATTAAACGAAAGCCAGATGTTTCCCTTGGAGGTGAACTCTTACAGTATGGCTCTTTCCTTATTTCATAGCTCTAATCAGTTTGGGGAAATGGTCCAGTCTAGTCTGGCAGTTCAAAATAGGAAATTGGAATCATGAGTAGTGTAGGGGTTTGGAGTATGACTAAgaactgaaaatgtctgttttttGTTAGTTATGGTAAGCTAGATCTCTCTTGGCTAAAGCTAATGCAGTTACTAaagttacagtgcatttggaaattattcagactttccccacattttgtttgtccctcatcaatctacacacaataccctacaatgacaaagcaaaaacagtttttagaaatgtttgcaaataaataaaataaactgaaatataacatttacacaagtattcttTATTGAGACAAATGATGGAAACTGTGTTTTTAGAATACATAATCATTTTGAAGGTATGCGGGGCACGTGATGTCATCACGTAACTCTaaagctccactccacatttaattctaaatgctTACTGCtggtgaaataaatgttttcaactattaaaataaatcatgtttctttgcaggacaaggattgttCTAACTTTCAAGAACTCATTCATTGCTTTGCCTTGCTTYTCTGGTTGGCTGGATGCAAGTTCCACCATCCAAttatatggcaaatattagtcaattattgcattTCATCAAGGCTTTCGCAGGCTACCTGAGATATGAAACCAATAGGTGGGAGGGCATAGGATACAGACTGTTGCCAATTTATTAGGCCTAATGCGCAATTTGCCCAAATGGAAACAGTTCAACCACGTTATTTGACACTGTAGGTTTTTGGCGAAAAAGTGTGTTTTAGGTGATATGTCATTAAGCCCAGCTAGTTCAAGATAGCTCAATGGAAACGCACCACAGCATGCAATTGTCACATGTATTTTCTTTGCAAACCGTAAATGTCgacgacgacaacaacaacaaaaaatcactggAAARGTTMATGGAAACATAGCTAGGGACGTAACTTGGTAAAGAGCAAGACTAAGTGAGAAATCCTCATTCTTGGTCTCTGGCTTGAAGTTTTGAGTTTGAAGCTGCGGAACATGTGTGGCTAGGGGGATAAGACCATGTGGTTGTATGTTTCTCCCTACCATCTGGCACACAGGAAACACGGATGGGTTAGTGAGTTACTGCTCTGCTCTACCCCCCCAGCTATATACCTCAGAAGAGGCATGTCCTATCAGACTTCTCTCAAACATTCTACTGAACTAAACAAGGGCTGCAGTGAGTAAAGGGGTGGTAGATCTTGAGTTTAGTCAACATTCTCCTCTCCTATATGAAGATACATAAATAAGTTCTGATTCAAATCCATATTGCCTTATTATTCTGCTTTTTAATCGATCTAGATCGRAAAAATTTAAATGTAAAGTGTCAGTTTCTCTGACTCTGACAGTGTAGCATTTTGGGTTATTACGTAGATTCCAAAGGATTGGCTCTGGGCAGTGAAGCCATAATGTMAAGCTGGCAAAGTGTCCATTGGAATATCAGTCCCTGCTGAGACAATYCCAAGACAATAAAAGATAGTGTCCCAATCTGATATCATAAAACATTACCCCGGGGAGAACTTGAAGATATTGGGCATGCATACACAAGAACTGACAAAAACAGCAGGGTTTAATTTCAAACGttaatatatttttctatttcatAGCGAACATATGCATCCAATTTGACACCCTAGTCACCCTAACTTGCAACAACATCAGAGTACTTGGAACAGGCTGATGTTTTTTTAAGATGCttctcaaaataaatattttctttataaaataataaaacttCAAATAAATATTCTTTCCACTAAAACAATGTTGAAATTAGAAAATAAAGATTTTCTTATTGGGTCACTGTACAATTTACAAGTAGAGTTGAAGGGATAAGATGTGTAAATGTCTCTTGTAAGGCAAACATAAAAAATGATTGATATACATTCCCATGAATGTACAACATTAAACAttgtattatataatatatatggatCTATCATCAAGGTGCCTCTGGTTTGGCAGAATGCTTTTCACAGTTGaaatattatatatacaaaaataaaacatctctGAGGAGGTCATTTGCTAATTTACATACTTTTGCGATTACTATTCACAAACAAGTTAGTCAGGAGAGTCTGTCCATAGCATATCAGTTGTATTAAATGTCAAAAGGGCTAACATTCTGGACTTYgattaaaacaatacaaaatcagGACACTTGGTGATCAAGCAGCCTGTATTAACAACCATAGCTGAAAACAAACGACACAAACCACGTCAAACAGCTCAGCTTAGCCAAWCCCCCAATCAACTTCTGACTACTTTGGCCAAAACGTGATGAGGTGATCGTTTCAGTTGCCCAAAGTTGTCAACCCCCATCGATTCTCCACAACACCCAAGGTACTTTCCCTTTACGTTGGCTTACAGTCAACACTCTTACAGTGGACAACGTTAGTGTTCTTACACCGGCACCCCGGTCGCTTGACGCGGTCGTAGCAGCTCTGGCACGCGGCRAGACACCCTTTAGCTGGGAGGTAGCACAGGAGACAGGGTAGGAACAGGGAAAGAAGGCCCATGGCCGACCAGCGCACGCAGCAGTGCGACTGGCTGCAGGAGAAGGGCTTGTCGGCGCATGTATCCTCGTCGTCACTGGAGCAGTGATAGAACAGGCCCTTGACGCAGCACACGCAAGTCCCGTAGTCCACCGTGTTCTGCACCGAGCATACGCACCGTCGGCCGCACATCCAGCAGGAGGGCAGGGCGCGCGGGCACATGCACTCCTGGCACTTGCACCGGCCACAGTCCTCACAGCGGTAGACGTGTTTACCCAGCAGCCCCTCCCTAGCGGCGGGGGCACCACCACCGGGCACCGTGACCACCACCGCCCCTCCGTCCGTACTCGCCAGGGGCTTCAATTCCTCCTGTTTAAGCTCCACACTTTTGGGCTGGGTCCTGATTATCTGTTCGCTAACCTCCGGGCTACCCAGGAGCCTCGGCACGGAAGACGTGCTGCCTGTACTGGTCCTCGGGCTGTTTCTGGAGCCCTCTGTGCTAGAAGAAAGAGATAGGGCATCCCTAGGGGGAACTGTGGAGTGTGTGGGCTGAGGAAGTTGTTGAAGTTGGGGGAGTAAGTTCCTCTGGTTGGGTCTGGGGTCCTGGGGCTCCAGTTGCTCGTTGGTCTCCAGGCCCAGTGGCACCACCAGGTCGTTCTTCTGCTGGGTGGGCAAGGAGCCAGGGGGCCTAGGGACCACAATGGGTCCCACCGTTGGTCCCTCTGTGTACTCATTACTGCTCCCGGTGATTCTGATCTGGTCCAGCGAGAGCACAGGGGCCTGCTGGCCGGGGTTTACCCCAGGATCGGGCTGCCCTTCCTGKGCATGGTGAGGCCGGTGTAGCCTCCCGCTGTCACGCAGAGCACGCAGCAAGCCGGCCGACCCTCCGCCACCACTGCCATTTTGAGTACTGGTCTCCATCTTGGCTCTGAAGAAGGACCCCTCCGGCTGGCATTGAACACATCTGAAGTCCTGGAGAGAAAGATAGGCAAATATATATATGAGACGACCAGGTGACATTTGAGTAGAAACGACCCTATGTAAATTATAACTGATGATAAGGGTTTGGCAACATGGGTTGGCTAGCTACCAACTGGAGTTGTTTTGCTTGACAAATATATCAACACCTCACATTAAGAATTACTGTTCCAATGTAAAAGTGTAGGCCAATGCCCAATTCCAATCATATCCCCTAACCTTRGGCACTTTCTGTTTGGTGTTAAAAGGATGTGATAAGTAACAACAGCATAATATATACCTAACTGTACCTCTAAGGCAGCATTTCACCATTTCATATGATAGGAGAACAAAAACAAAGATTTGACATGATGAAACAGTGGATTGATCATGTTTCTGTACGTTGGGAAATTGACAGTAACATTGACAGCTGAACCCTTCTGATTGGAGGACTTAGGTACATACCAACTATTTCCTATTACATGAGATACATACAGGGAAAATAAAGAGCACGCAAGGAAGAGAACATGAGGCAATGCTGAGACARGGCTAGTCTACAACTTCAACGAAAGTTGAGGCACTCAAACATGTCTTCATGCGCATACTGTGTATCAAAACTTGCATCCTTATATGTTCCATAACTAGAAGGTAGAGACTTTAGACTTGTTGCCACCATTTCCAAATGAGTGAAAAACAACTGATTGCTAGTTTCGAGGGACTCATAATTGAACATTTCTAWAGATTTGTCATTTCACTCTGGAGGCAATTATTAGCCCGATACATCATGGTGTGCATGACGCTCTTGTttgagtgtgcgtgtgtaggGCAGCGGATGAGCCCAAAGACCATGACATTTGAGATGGGCTTTACATAGACAAATGGACAGGCGAGACGGAAAAGTAAAAACCCAAATGTCCTATTATGAAATAGCCTAACATAAACGCCAATAGCCCcaccaaacattcaaatattgACTTTTATCATTCCACCTTTCTTCTATAATGTAAAATAGccctctatttttgttctgaatataaaacaacaaaaacacttttCAACTGCGATAAATATGTGTTTATGTGCAGGCTACCGTTCACAGATTTTGTATTTACTCAATTTATCTAGTCAAAATGCATGATCTACAGACAGGCTATCAATTGTTTTAATAAGAGGGTGATGTCTAGACCGTTATTCAGAAGGGGRAAAACTAAAACACTACTTTTTAGAGCAAGAAGCTGTAGGCCTATTCAGATGAGAAAATGCTGGGATTGCACGGGGAAGGTTGGAGAAAGGATGGGGAAAGTCAATGCGGGTCGGCAGTTGGAACTCCCGAGTCCGAGAGCATGCAAAAAACTGAATTGGTAAGGCTACTCTTATGTTACAAMTTTTAAACATTGTAACGAYCATATTTAGGCTACATTGTTGTTGAAATAGCACAAACTTAATTTCACGAACTCACCGTGTTCGCACCACTTCAGCCCCGTTTGTTGTATTAAATTCCAAATTCTGAAAGTTTATTCCTGCTTAAATTCATCTGGAATCCCATCCACACAATCCAATGCAATGATAAAGTAGCTACAAACAATATTTCCAGATTCCAATTTTAAGATATCAAAAACATAGCCATACATTCCACTGCGAGAGAACCCGAGGCGAAAWAGTGCCAAAAACGAATCAATCACTAGGGGCTTGCTGGCTCTCCACTTTTTTTGTGAATTAGAAAAGTGAAAATGCGCACGCGATACTTTTGAATCCGTTGAGTGTACACAAATAGCCAACGGCCTTGGAGTTTGTTGCACTTCGACGTAGGCTGGACAGTTCTAAAAAATACTCGCTGTAATTGTTGAACGTTTGGCTGCCTTGCACACTGAGGTGGTTTCAAGTTTTTCTCRTCTTGTTTTTTCCTCTTTCCGGAGAAGAGGTCGGGTTTATGCTGTAAATGGCGTCATATGGAAGTGAGGGGGGACAAAGCAGTTGCTGTTTCAGAGGATATCTCGTATCCGGTCCCAGCTCATTGGCTGTAGCTACAGGGCTTGCATTCACACCCTGCGCTATCAAACTGTTCCCAACTGCAGGGGACGGGCCACAATCCCAGTGACAAAACTTCAGGCAttgcaacatttacatttaagtcatttagcagacgctctcatccagagcgattTATACTCGCAAAACGCAAAACGTTCTAACATAGCCTAGACTACGTAAATTGAAGGCATGTCAGGTCTGCAGCTTGATAGGCGGCATTTGTTCAGAACGTGTGTAGCAGCATTGAATCGAGTTCTAAAAGTAGACTTTCTTRCAAAACAATATCCTATATTTTTCTGTTTCCAATGGTTATTGCAATTTAAACTATTGATAATAGAGAAGGTGTAGGGTAGGCAATTATCAATCTATTTTAATAGGCTATTATCAATCTATTTTAAAATGCTTATTACTGTGCTATTGTCAGAGGAGAAGACCATATATAGGTTGTAAGAAATACCCCGGTTTTCACTTCGGCCATTTGTAGAAGTTGTCATTGGACAGCAATTTCAGATGAAGAATAGTAAGGCAAATGAGGGGGTGATTATGCATGTAGGGTGGATTTCGATGGTGTGAGTAGGCCATTTCTGAATGAGGCAACATGGAGGGGCATCATGCATTTCAAAAGGCACTCTCTTGAACTCTCAAATGCCTTGTAAATGTTTCAGCTGTATCAAAGCATTGGAGATACAGGAAGCAAATCCACGTCAGAGGGAAAAGCATGGCAAGTGGCAGTCAGAGAATCTCTGGGAATGGGATGATCATTCCTACTCATGATGCAGTACTTGTTTCCCTACATTCTAATTTGTTATGTTAATGCTTTACTGGAATTAAGAAAATGGTACTGTACACAACGTTTGTGTTGATTGCATCTCTATGACTGTGTTTAGACCTTGTTTAYATACATTTTTGGGTGTATTACATTTACAACGGACATTCACTTTAGGCTGCATTTTATATTATCCACCTCAATTTGTGATTATGTGAAAAGTAGTGCCCTCTGGTGGAATTACAGATGAACAGGACACTACTTGTTTCTGCAGGAACAACCTTCAGATGATAATTTTCTTGTTCAACTACATTGAACATATACAGAGATTGATTTCATTGATATGGATTGTCTGCAAATACTACCCTTCCCTCCTTCAATACAGCCCACACACTATCATTCTGTCCTCACTCGTTTCCTTCCCTCCATACTTCATCCAATATTCAATGCCAGtcctcccatccccctctccccagcAGGGCCCATGTAAAGCTGGGATGTTCGTACAGGCCTCCGTGTAGAAATGTCCTTAAAACCATTTGATTGACATAAAGTGTACCCTTAGCCACTTACAGAGAATACAAGTTCKGTCCACCACAACTTGKATTGCTTCACTGTTTGTGGTAGGAGTTGAACTTTAAAGGAATGAAAGCCTAAACATGGCAACAATATAACTGTTTTTTATTGTCatcaaagaaagagagggagatagagagaaaKGGGGAACATGCATATACCTCTCTAGAATGCagtgaaagagaaaggagagtggTGAGGGGTCAAGGTAGGGTTTCTATAGTGATGAATGCCTCTTGTTGGCTGGGAGAGTTCCCAAAAAGCCGGAGACACTGCGACCTCCAGCTGAGAGGGAGCCATTGTTCGGGGCCTCCCTTTCAGCTGCAGAGGGGAAAAGGTAAGTGACAGCCCTATTGTCTGTCTGGGACTCCCACTGCTCGATAGGCCCTAGATTCCCCTTGTCACATGTTGTCAATGCCAAGCCCCCccgggagagaagggggagggggagtggactgatgaggagagagggacattCAGGAAGTTAACTTTTAAAAAGTCTGTCAATAAACGACAATATCCTACCCCCCTGTCTCTTACACCGACCCCCTCCCCTTAGACCCTCCTTCCAGGGGAATAACAAGGACTGTGCCCCCCCAGCTCCCTTGGCTTCAgctgtgtttcctgtcttcaCTGCTGTTTCCCATCCAACCCAAAATAACCCTAAAGCCATACTTTAAATCCTGCTTCCTTAACCATACAAGgaacagctgtctctctctctctctgtctctctctaattctctctctctctaattctctctcactctcaaccccccctctctctcaaccccttTCCCATCTCTACACAAAAGATGAAATGGGGATGC from Salvelinus sp. IW2-2015 linkage group LG27, ASM291031v2, whole genome shotgun sequence includes the following:
- the LOC111953531 gene encoding protein sprouty homolog 2; the protein is METSTQNGSGGGGSAGLLRALRDSGRLHRPHHAQEGQPDPGVNPGQQAPVLSLDQIRITGSSNEYTEGPTVGPIVVPRPPGSLPTQQKNDLVVPLGLETNEQLEPQDPRPNQRNLLPQLQQLPQPTHSTVPPRDALSLSSSTEGSRNSPRTSTGSTSSVPRLLGSPEVSEQIIRTQPKSVELKQEELKPLASTDGGAVVVTVPGGGAPAAREGLLGKHVYRCEDCGRCKCQECMCPRALPSCWMCGRRCVCSVQNTVDYGTCVCCVKGLFYHCSSDDEDTCADKPFSCSQSHCCVRWSAMGLLSLFLPCLLCYLPAKGCLAACQSCYDRVKRPGCRCKNTNVVHCKSVDCKPT